The Euphorbia lathyris chromosome 2, ddEupLath1.1, whole genome shotgun sequence genome includes a window with the following:
- the LOC136219925 gene encoding probable serine/threonine-protein phosphatase 2A regulatory subunit B'' subunit TON2: MYSGSSDGESHEAAQRKIPPASSMLWVRNLRRFIGSGAGLGSEALMELETKRILLDIFKEKQQKSAEGGTIPSFYKKKPEEGSISHRVQRLAKFRFLRKQSDLLLNADDLDAMWVCLRENCVIDDATGAEKMNYEDFCHIASVCTEQMGPKCRRFFSPSNFMKFEKDESGRIAILPFYLYVMRTVSLTQARIDMSELDEDSDGFLQSHEMEAYIRGLIPNLAQLRDMPAEFVQMYCRIAARKFFFFCDPHRRGRACIKKVLLSNCLQELMELHQESEEEVTDTEQAENWFSLTSAQRICDVYLALDKDMNGALSKQELREYADGTLTEIFIERVFDEHVRQPQSSGGNSREMDLPSFLDFVLALENKDTPEGLTYLFRCLDLNGRGFLTTADIHSLFRDVHQKWIEGGNYELCIEDVRDEIWDMVKPADPLKITLSDLLSCKQGGTVASMLIDVRGFWAHDNRENLLQEEEEPEEE, translated from the exons ATGTACAGTGGCTCCAGCGATGGCGAAAGCCACGAGGCTGCCCAGAGGAAGATCCCGCCGGCTTCTTCCATGTTATGGGTACGAAACCTCCGCCGGTTTATCGGATCCGGTGCCGGACTGGGATCCGAAGCTCTAATGG AGCTGGAGACTAAAAGGATCTTGCTTGATATTTTTAAAGAGAAGCAACAAAAAAGTGCTGAAGGGGGCACAATCCCAAGTTTCTATAAGAAG AAACCTGAAGAAGGATCAATCAGCCACAGGGTCCAAAGATTGGCAAAATTCCGGTTCTTGAGG AAGCAATCAGATCTTTTGCTAAATGCTGATGATCTGGATGCAATGTGGGTTTGCTTGAGAGAAAATTGTGTCATTGATGATGCCACAGGTGCAGAAAAG ATGAATTATGAAGATTTTTGTCACATAGCCTCAGTGTGTACAGAGCAAATGGGCCCCAAATGTCGACGATTTTTTAGCCCATCCAATTTCATGAAGTTCGAGAAAGATGAATCGGGAAGAATTGCCATTTTGCCATTTTACCTTTATGTGATGCGCACT gtTTCACTTACACAGGCAAGAATAGATATGAGTGAACTTGATGAGGATTCAGATGGTTTCCTTCAGTCTCAT GAAATGGAGGCCTATATACGAGGTCTTATTCCTAATTTAGCACAACTACGTGATATGCCTGCCGAATTTGTTCAAATGTACTGCCGTATAGCTGCTCgcaaattcttcttcttctgtgacCCTCATAGACGAG GGAGGGCTTGCATAAAGAAGGTGCTTCTTAGTAATTGTCTTCAGGAACTAATGGAATTGCACCAG GAAAGTGAAGAAGAAGTCACTGATACTGAACAAGCTGAAAATTGGTTTTCACTGACATCTGCACAGCGTATATGTG ATGTATATCTTGCCCTTGATAAAGATATGAATGGGGCATTGAGCAAGCAAGAACTTAGAGAATATGCTGATGGGACGCTCACCGAAATTTTTATTGAAAGAG TGTTTGATGAACATGTCCGGCAACCACAGAGCAGTGGAGGAAATTCTAGGGAGATGGATTTGCCTAGCTTTCTTGACTTTGTCCTGGCATTAGAGAACAAGGACACTCCAGAAGGTTTAACATATTTATTCCGTTGTCTTGATCTTAACGGACGGGGATTCCTAACAACGGCCGATATTCACTCTCTTTTCAG AGACGTGCACCAGAAATGGATAGAAGGTGGGAACTATGAGTTATGTATTGAGGATGTTAGGGATGAAATATGGGATATGGTTAAGCCAGCGGATCCGCTCAAGATTACATTGTCTGATCTTCTATCTTGTAAGCAAGGTGGAACAGTGGCTAGCATGCTTATTGATGTTCGTGGTTTCTGGGCTCACGATAACAGAGAAAATCTTCtccaagaagaggaagaaccagaagaagaataa